Proteins from one Fragaria vesca subsp. vesca linkage group LG6, FraVesHawaii_1.0, whole genome shotgun sequence genomic window:
- the LOC101308104 gene encoding uncharacterized membrane protein YMR155W-like translates to MPSPVLKAGSRPPWVGLGAAVWVQIAAGNAYNFPLYSPLLKSVLGYNQMQLTILGVANDIGESVALLPGIACNKFPPWAVLLVGCVLCFFGYGVLWLAVSETVSSMPYILLFITILIATNSNAWFGTAVLVTNMRNFPLSRGTVAGILKGYIGISAAVYTVVYSLVLKESALNLLMFLALGLPVLCLALMYFVRPCTPASGEESSEHGHFLFTQVFSVVLAIYLLIITVVNQMISLSHAVAYILIAIVVLLLLSPLAIPLKMTLFPVRARIDSSDQLAPPEGDATQTDPLLTPSPSGTNLVRFHEADDFSDLETLLAIGEGAVKEKRRPKRGEDFNFQEAFIKADFWLLWFVYFLGVGSGVTVLNNLSQIGVALGSDDTTILLSLFSFCNFGGRLGSGVVSEHFVKKNTLPRTFWMTCAHILMILSFILYASDLSGTLYVATTLLGICYGVQYSMMVPTVSELFGLKHFGINYGFMLIGNPIGAVLFSVLLAGNLYDAEAAKQGTSTCVGADCFRITFLVLAGVCGLGTVLSIILTVRVRPVYQMLYAGGSFRLPSSAIH, encoded by the exons ATGCCAAGCCCAGTCCTGAAAGCTGGGAGCAGACCACCATGGGTGGGTTTGGGAGCAGCTGTTTGGGTCCAAATTGCTGCTGGCAATGCCTACAACTTCCCACTGTATTCTCCTTTGCTGAAATCCGTGCTGGGTTACAATCAGATGCAGCTGACCATTCTTGGAGTGGCCAATGATATCGGGGAGAGTGTGGCTTTGCTTCCTGGGATTGCATGCAACAAGTTCCCTCCTTGGGCCGTGCTTCTGGTTGGTTGTGTGCTTTGCTTCTTCGGCTATGGAGTTCTCTGGCTTGCTGTTAGTGAAACTGTTTCCAGCATGCCTTATATTTTG TTATTTATCACAATTCTCATTGCCACGAATAGCAATGCTTGGTTTGGCACAGCTGTGCTTGTTACAAACATGAGGAACTTCCCTCTCAGTAGAGGCACTGTTGCTGGCATTCTGAAGGGCTATATTGGGATCAGTGCAGCCGTTTATACAGTGGTATACAGTTTGGTGCTGAAAGAGTCTGCTTTAAATCTATTGATGTTTCTTGCTCTTGGGCTTCCTGTTTTGTGTTTGGCCTTGATGTACTTTGTTCGGCCGTGTACTCCAGCTTCTGGAGAAGAGTCTTCAGAGCATGGCCATTTTCTCTTCACACAAGTTTTCAGTGTTGTGCTTGCAATCTATCTTCTCATAATCACAGTAGTAAACCAGATGATATCCCTTAGTCATGCAGTTGCTTATATTTTGATTGCTATTGTGGTTCTCCTTCTGCTGTCCCCCCTCGCAATTCCTCTCAAAATGACATTATTTCCTGTAAGGGCCCGAATTGATTCTTCAGACCAACTTGCTCCACCAGAAGGTGATGCAACTCAAACAGATCCTCTTCTGACACCATCCCCATCAGGTACTAATCTTGTAAGATTTCATGAGGCTGATGATTTTTCAGATCTGGAAACACTTCTTGCTATTGGGGAAGGGGCAGTGAAGGAGAAAAGGAGACCTAAGAGGGGAGAGGATTTTAACTTCCAAGAAGCTTTTATAAAGGCTGATTTCTGGCTTCTTTGGTTTGTATATTTTCTGGGGGTTGGTTCAGGAGTGACAGTGCTCAACAATTTAAGCCAGATTGGGGTTGCATTAGGCAGTGATGATACGACAATATTGTTGTCTCTCTTCAGCTTTTGCAATTTTGGGGGTCGTTTGGGTTCAGGTGTTGTTTCTGAACACTTTGTCAA GAAAAATACACTTCCTCGTACGTTTTGGATGACATGTGCACATATATTGATGATCCTATCATTCATTTTGTACGCATCAGATCTCAGTGGTACTCTATATGTTGCAACTACTCTGCTTGGTATCTGCTATGGTGTTCAGTATTCTATGATGGTTCCAACTGTCTCCGAACTTTTTGGATTGAAACATTTTGGTATAAATTACGGCTTCATGTTAATAGGAAATCCTATTGGTGCAGTTCTTTTCTCAGTTCTTCTTGCTGGTAATTTATATGATGCTGAAGCAGCTAAACAAGGAACCTCCACCTGCGTAGGTGCAGACTGTTTCAGGATCACATTTCTAGTTTTAGCCGGTGTCTGTGGGTTAGGCACCGTCTTGAGCATAATTTTGACAGTTAGAGTACGTCCTGTTTACCAAATGCTTTATGCAGGGGGTTCTTTCCGTTTGCCTTCAAGTGCAATCCACTGA